In one Melaminivora jejuensis genomic region, the following are encoded:
- a CDS encoding AAA family ATPase, whose amino-acid sequence MRLQSVTLNNFRCFESLTLDLHPRLTVIVGENGAGKTAVLDGIASSLTPVLTHLSSANQRLSGRGISDTDFRLQPLTSTRGSAYWAAADYAQLMNTLDNGLHWDYWRPSGTTPGAKPVQIWGEGELKQYLHAITASYRTNTPALTPVFAYYGASRGHIEVPQRLRSAKHNYAYPTSALVDCLNPRSDFREMLAWFDQEESAELRDNKGRLARDYMPFASLEAVRATVVSLLGGAYENPHFNARHKFTLERTSDGATLLVSQLSQGYQSMLALAMDFARRLATANPHLARDSDFAYDQITAASASLIGLHPLQEADDHAPFALTLAMSAPAIMLVDEIDLHLHPTWQQRVLGDLMRTFPLTQFIVTTHSPQVLTTVPAANIRVLSRDEQGGMTVQTPDFSPLAHESGDALAKIMLTHREPPLPLQDHIRHYEQLVRAGQEHTEAATTLRTSLDKAGYQFHESDLTTWRFLAARKASGAS is encoded by the coding sequence ATGCGTTTGCAATCCGTCACCCTGAACAACTTTCGCTGCTTCGAGTCCCTGACACTGGACTTGCACCCACGCCTGACCGTGATCGTGGGTGAAAACGGCGCCGGCAAGACTGCTGTGCTCGATGGCATCGCCAGCAGCTTGACGCCGGTGCTGACCCACCTGTCGTCTGCCAATCAGCGCCTCAGTGGCCGCGGCATCTCGGACACGGACTTTCGCCTCCAGCCCTTGACCAGTACACGCGGCAGCGCATATTGGGCCGCTGCCGATTACGCGCAGCTCATGAACACACTGGACAATGGTTTGCACTGGGATTACTGGCGCCCCTCCGGCACCACACCAGGCGCCAAGCCAGTCCAAATCTGGGGAGAAGGGGAGCTCAAGCAGTACCTGCACGCCATCACGGCCAGCTACCGAACCAACACCCCGGCCCTGACCCCAGTCTTTGCCTACTACGGTGCCAGCCGGGGCCACATTGAAGTGCCGCAGCGCCTGCGCTCGGCCAAGCACAACTACGCGTATCCCACCTCGGCCCTGGTGGACTGCCTCAATCCACGCAGCGACTTCCGGGAAATGCTGGCCTGGTTCGATCAGGAGGAATCTGCCGAGCTGCGCGACAACAAAGGCCGGCTGGCGCGCGACTACATGCCCTTTGCTTCTTTGGAGGCTGTGCGCGCCACCGTGGTGTCGCTGCTGGGCGGCGCGTATGAGAACCCGCACTTCAATGCCCGGCACAAGTTCACCCTGGAGCGCACCAGCGATGGCGCCACCTTGCTGGTCAGCCAGTTGAGCCAGGGCTACCAAAGCATGTTGGCGCTGGCCATGGACTTTGCCCGCCGACTGGCAACGGCCAATCCGCATCTGGCACGCGATAGCGACTTTGCTTATGACCAGATCACGGCTGCATCGGCCTCGCTGATCGGCCTCCACCCGCTGCAGGAAGCGGACGACCACGCTCCTTTTGCCCTGACCCTGGCCATGAGCGCCCCAGCCATCATGCTGGTGGACGAAATCGACCTACACCTGCACCCTACTTGGCAGCAGCGTGTGCTCGGTGACTTGATGCGCACCTTCCCGCTCACGCAATTCATCGTCACCACCCATAGCCCGCAGGTGCTGACGACGGTGCCCGCCGCCAACATCCGCGTCCTGTCGCGGGACGAGCAAGGCGGCATGACCGTCCAGACGCCCGACTTCAGCCCACTGGCCCACGAATCGGGCGACGCGCTGGCCAAGATCATGCTCACACACCGTGAGCCGCCGCTGCCACTGCAAGACCACATCCGGCACTACGAGCAACTCGTGCGTGCGGGGCAGGAACACACTGAAGCGGCCACCACCCTGCGCACCTCGCTGGACAAGGCCGGTTATCAGTTCCATGAAAGCGACCTCACCACCTGGCGCTTTCTGGCCGCACGCAAAGCCAGCGGGGCGAGCTGA
- a CDS encoding retron system putative HNH endonuclease gives MVELQHRAHPTPALAAFIAAHPGAAVADFDSAAFASVKRAVKADLNHDQGGLCVYCESPLEPTSGQVEHIKPKAGGNGHPHLCFAYTNYAHSCIHPKTCGQKKGNGLLPIEPGPGCNTQWTLSTDGTIEPIAGLSQKQQRLVGRTLDMLGLNADSNLVDERQRWLRSALAVLQQAPADIHTFLQTAPYRHMLATVL, from the coding sequence ATGGTGGAGCTGCAACACCGCGCCCACCCCACCCCGGCGCTGGCCGCATTCATCGCGGCCCACCCCGGCGCAGCCGTGGCCGATTTCGACAGCGCGGCCTTCGCCTCGGTCAAACGAGCCGTCAAGGCTGACCTGAACCACGATCAAGGTGGCCTGTGCGTCTATTGCGAAAGCCCGTTGGAACCAACGAGTGGACAGGTGGAGCACATCAAGCCCAAAGCGGGGGGCAACGGCCACCCCCACCTGTGCTTTGCCTACACCAACTACGCCCACAGCTGCATCCACCCCAAGACCTGCGGCCAAAAAAAGGGCAACGGCCTGCTGCCCATCGAGCCAGGCCCTGGCTGCAACACGCAGTGGACGCTGTCCACCGACGGCACCATCGAACCCATCGCTGGCCTGAGCCAAAAGCAGCAGCGACTCGTGGGCCGCACTCTCGACATGCTGGGCCTGAACGCCGACTCCAACCTTGTCGATGAACGCCAGCGCTGGCTGCGCAGTGCGCTGGCCGTGTTGCAGCAGGCCCCTGCCGACATCCACACCTTTTTGCAGACAGCACCCTATCGCCACATGCTGGCCACGGTGCTGTGA
- a CDS encoding DUF1156 domain-containing protein: MSIRTPKKLIEVALPLDDINAASAREKSIRHGHPSTLHLWWARRPLAAARAVIFAQMVNDPGGERGYYAGKTRAQADAEREELFQILRDLVKWENTNNEEVLARARAAIAKSWRETCELNKGKPGFDPEVLPAFHDPFAGGGALPLEAQRLGLESHASDLNPVAVTINKAMIEIPPRFAGRAPVGPQIEAERGTKRATKNAFEDWSGARGLAEDVRRYGAWMREQAQQRMGHLYPTVQITPEMLAASAYSVSARGQKDHQNAGLTGLQAGQELTVIAWLWARTVKSPNPAFSHVDVPLASSFILSSKAGKEAWVEPVVEGDGYRFEVRTGKPPESAKAGTTAGKRAGFTCLMSGSPMDYKYIRAEGAAGRMGAKLMAIVAEGARGRIYLAPTPEQDAIASAAAPTWRPETPLHGKCRVNVSNYGLDVYGDLFTPRQLVALTTFSDLVPEAIARIRADALAAGMAAGWMRAATAPRRMRRRWGCIWALPLIKLLTTTAPWLHGVQHATKQKRHLVGKRCR, translated from the coding sequence ATGTCCATCCGCACACCCAAGAAACTCATCGAAGTCGCCCTGCCACTGGATGACATCAACGCCGCCTCCGCCCGCGAAAAGTCTATCCGCCACGGCCACCCCAGCACGCTGCACCTGTGGTGGGCGCGCCGCCCGCTGGCCGCAGCGCGCGCCGTCATCTTTGCGCAGATGGTCAACGACCCCGGCGGCGAGCGTGGCTACTACGCCGGCAAGACGCGCGCCCAGGCCGATGCCGAGCGCGAGGAGCTGTTCCAGATCCTGCGCGACTTGGTGAAATGGGAAAACACCAACAACGAAGAAGTGCTGGCCCGCGCCCGCGCCGCCATTGCCAAAAGCTGGCGCGAAACCTGCGAGCTGAATAAAGGCAAGCCCGGCTTTGACCCCGAAGTGCTGCCTGCCTTCCACGACCCGTTTGCCGGTGGGGGTGCGCTGCCACTGGAAGCGCAGCGCCTGGGGCTGGAAAGCCACGCCTCTGACCTGAACCCCGTGGCCGTCACCATCAACAAGGCCATGATTGAAATCCCGCCGCGCTTTGCGGGCCGCGCGCCGGTAGGGCCGCAGATTGAGGCCGAGCGTGGCACCAAACGCGCCACCAAAAACGCCTTTGAAGACTGGAGCGGCGCACGCGGCCTGGCCGAAGACGTGCGCCGCTACGGCGCCTGGATGCGCGAGCAGGCCCAGCAGCGCATGGGTCACCTGTATCCGACGGTGCAAATTACTCCTGAAATGCTAGCTGCTAGCGCTTACTCAGTAAGCGCTAGAGGCCAAAAAGACCATCAAAACGCCGGACTGACTGGATTGCAAGCGGGCCAAGAACTAACGGTGATTGCTTGGCTGTGGGCGCGCACCGTGAAAAGCCCCAACCCGGCTTTTAGCCATGTGGATGTTCCTCTCGCCAGCAGCTTTATCTTGAGCAGCAAGGCGGGCAAGGAAGCCTGGGTGGAGCCGGTGGTGGAGGGCGACGGCTACCGTTTTGAGGTGCGCACGGGCAAGCCGCCGGAGAGTGCCAAGGCTGGAACGACAGCGGGCAAGCGCGCAGGCTTTACCTGCCTGATGTCTGGTTCGCCCATGGATTACAAATACATCCGGGCCGAAGGTGCTGCCGGGCGTATGGGGGCGAAACTGATGGCCATCGTGGCTGAAGGGGCACGCGGACGTATTTACCTCGCGCCGACGCCAGAACAAGATGCCATTGCCAGCGCAGCAGCACCCACTTGGCGGCCTGAAACACCTTTGCATGGCAAATGCCGCGTCAATGTTTCCAACTACGGCTTGGATGTGTACGGCGACCTATTCACCCCGCGCCAACTGGTGGCGCTGACCACGTTTTCCGACCTGGTGCCCGAAGCCATCGCCCGCATCCGCGCCGACGCCCTGGCCGCCGGCATGGCCGCGGGCTGGATGCGGGCGGCAACGGCGCCACGGCGTATGCGGAGGCGGTGGGGGTGTATTTGGGCATTGCCGTTGATAAAACTACTGACTACAACAGCTCCTTGGTTGCATGGAGTCCAACACGCGACCAAGCAAAAACGACATTTGGTCGGCAAGCGTTGCCGATGA